In the Carassius gibelio isolate Cgi1373 ecotype wild population from Czech Republic chromosome B24, carGib1.2-hapl.c, whole genome shotgun sequence genome, one interval contains:
- the aoc1 gene encoding amiloride-sensitive amine oxidase [copper-containing], whose product MWFSWMLLLASLATSTASSRSREWAHHGAAMFADLTPKEMNAVRNYLYSCSELGLTSAKDKSLKKNSILLMELHVPHKHEALRALDRGQAKPSRQARVVVQFGNQAVPNVTEYIVGPLPFPRSYQVKTFKGGRPIRFESRPISSVEYEHLNRVLEKVGAKANKILQESTGFTYGNCTNHCLTFSDIAPRGLAPGERRTWIMLQKFVEGYFIHPVGFEVLVNHRDLDHEKWTVEKVWYNGKYFDSVEELVEKYEKGTIDKLKLPEHDEEDLFSTYIPRGHMNTPTNIHGAKLVEPQGRRFQVDGNFVEYAGWSFAYRVRSSAGLQIFDLRFNGERIAYEVALQEAIAFYSGDSPAAMQTKYIDAGWAMGTSDYELSSGIDCPEIAHFVDLYHYYDTDKPVRYRNALCIFEMTTALPLRRHFNSNFQGGYNFYGGLENHVLVIRTTSTVYNYDYIWDFVFYQNGVMESRVSATGYIHATFFTENGLNYGTRVYNYVLGNLHTHLIHYKVDLDIAGRDNSFETIDLKYVNFTNPWSPGHTIVQSKLHRTQHETERSAAFRFGKKFPKYLHFYNPNQNNKWGHKKGYRIQYNSHANSVLPRGWREENGITWSRYPLAVTRHKDNEVTSSSIYTQNDPWEPVVSFEEFIRNNENIVNQDLVAWVTVGFLHIPHSEDIPNTATPGNAVGFFLRPFNFFDEDPSLASRSTVIVRPDEKGQPKVQRWTPEVVGHCVSNEPFFYNGTYAGV is encoded by the exons ATGTGGTTCTCTTGGATGCTGCTCCTGGCTTCGCTAGCTACGTCCACTGCTTCATCAAGAAGTCGAGAATGGGCTCATCACGGAGCTGCGATGTTTGCTGATCTCACTCCAAAAGAGATGAACGCCGTGAGAAACTACCTCTACTCCTGCAGCGAGCTGGGCCTCACCTCGGCAAAAGACAAGTCCCTCAAGAAGAACAGCATCCTCCTTATGGAGCTGCATGTTCCTCATAAGCACGAGGCGCTCCGTGCACTAGACAGAGGACAGGCGAAACCTTCACGACAGGCACGTGTGGTGGTGCAGTTCGGCAACCAGGCGGTGCCAAATGTTACAGAGTACATTGTCGGACCCCTTCCTTTCCCAAGGTCTTACCAGGTGAAGACGTTTAAAGGTGGCCGTCCGATCCGTTTCGAGTCCAGGCCGATCTCCTCTGTGGAGTACGAGCATCTCAATAGGGTTCTAGAGAAAGTAGGAGCTAAAGCAAATAAGATTCTGCAAGAGAGCACTGGGTTTACTTACGGCAACTGCACTAATCATTGCTTGACCTTCTCAGACATCGCTCCTCGTGGGTTGGCGCCGGGAGAAAGGAGGACGTGGATCATGCTTCAGAAGTTTGTGGAGGGCTACTTCATCCACCCGGTGGGCTTTGAGGTCCTCGTTAACCACAGAGATTTGGATCATGAAAAGTGGACGGTGGAGAAGGTGTGGTACAACGGGAAGTATTTCGACAGCGTGGAGGAGCTTGTGGAGAAGTATGAGAAGGGGACGATCGATAAACTCAAGCTGCCGGAGCATGATGAGGAGGATCTTTTCTCAACCTACATTCCTCGTGGACACATGAACACACCTACGAATATTCATGGTGCAAAGCTTGTTGAACCCCAAGGCCGCAGATTCCAGGTGGATGGGAACTTTGTGGAATATGCCGGATGGTCCTTTGCATATCGGGTTCGCTCTTCGGCAGGGTTGCAGATCTTTGACCTCCGCTTCAACGGGGAGAGAATAGCTTATGAAGTTGCACTGCAGGAAGCCATTGCCTTTTACTCTGGAGATTCTCCAGCTGCCATGCAGACCAAATACATTGATGCTGGATGGGCGATGGGCACTTCGGATTATGAGTTGTCTTCTGGGATCGACTGTCCGGAAATAGCTCATTTTGTGGACCTTTATCATTACTATGACACGGACAAACCTGTGCGTTACAGAAACgcactttgcatttttgaaatgACCACAGCGCTTCCTCTGAGGAGACATTTCAATAGCAATTTCCAAGGAGGCTACAATTTCTATGGAGGCTTGGAAAACCATGTTCTGGTGATCAGAACTACATCTACGGTGTACAACTATGATTACATTTGGGACTTTGTCTTCTACCAGAATGGCGTAATGGAGTCTAGAGTGAGTGCGACTGGGTACATCCATGCAACTTTCTTCACTGAAAATGGACTGAACTATGGAACCAGGGTTTACAACTATGTTCTTGGCAACTTGCACACGCATCTAATTCATTACAAAGTGGACCTTGACATTGCAG GGAGAGACAACAGTTTTGAAACCAttgatttaaaatatgttaacttTACCAACCCCTGGAGTCCAGGACACACCATTGTGCAATCAAAACTGCATAGGACTCAGCATGAAACTGAACGTAGTGCTGCCTTCCGATTTGGCAAGAAGTTTCCTAAATACTTGCACTTCTACAATCCCAATCAAAACAACAAGTGGGGACATAAGAAGGGCTATCGGATCCAATATAACTCACATGCTAACAGTGTTTTGCCCAGGGGATGGAGGGAGGAGAATGGTATTACATGGTCAAG ATACCCGTTGGCTGTAACCAGACACAAGGACAATGAAGTCACCAGCAGTAGCATCTACACTCAGAATGACCCTTGGGAGCCTGTTGTTTCCTTTGAGGAATTCATTCGCAACAATGAAAACATAGTTAACCAG GATTTGGTTGCCTGGGTGACAGTGGGATTCTTACACATTCCTCATTCTGAAGACATTCCCAACACAGCGACTCCCGGAAATGCAGTGGGATTCTTCCTGCGTCCCTTCAACTTTTTCGACGAGGACCCCTCGCTCGCGTCCCGCAGCACGGTCATCGTGCGACCAGATGAGAAGGGCCAGCCGAAGGTTCAGAGATGGACTCCAGAGGTCGTAGGTCACTGTGTCTCAAACGAGCCTTTCTTCTACAACGGCACATACGCTGGAGTCTAG